The Merismopedia glauca CCAP 1448/3 genomic interval CCTTTACTAGCCAGCGATGAACCTCCAGCCGATTTAGTGTTATGCTCTCACGCTCATTCAGATCACGTTCAGGGCTTACTTTCACTGCATCGAGCTTTCCCAAAATTACCGATTTATGCCAGTGATGTCACCACTCAGCTACTCCCTTTAAACTGGCTCTCTACCCCTGTAGAGCAGATGACCCAATTTTGTCATGCATTGCCGTGGCGATCGCCTGTAGAGTTTCAAGATGGCTTGTGTGCTGAATTATTCTCCGCCGGACATCTACCAGGTGCTGCGGCGATTCTGCTAACTTACACAAATAATAATAGAACCTATTCCCTACTCTACACAGGGGACTTTTTCTTATCTAATTCTCGCCTAGTCGAAGGGTTGCATATAGATCCCTTAAGGGGTTTACAGCCAGACGTTCTCATTATTGAAGGCACTTACGGCACTTCCCGTCATCCCCATCGTCGGCAGCAAGAAAATCAGTTGATGGAGCGGATTAATCGAGCCATAGAGCAAGGTTCCTCTGTAATTTTACCAGTGCCTGCGATCGGTTTGGGTCAAGAACTCTTGATGCTCTTGCGGAGCCATCACCTCTTTACTGGTAGAAACCTAGATATTTGGGTAGAAGGAACAGTAGCTCTAGGTTGTGATGCCTATTTAGATATTCTCCCTAGTTTTCCCGCCTCAGTTCAGAATTTTGCCCGTCATCAATCTTTATTTTGGGATGAACGCATCCGTCCCCGTTTGCGCCGTCTGACTCCCAATAAATTTCCTGAAATTGGAGAATTTCCGGCGATTATCATCAGCGATTACCCACCAGACCTGAGTCAATACCCAAAATTAAATAAAGATGCTTGTGTAGTCTTATTACCCCAAGAGATGGAAACTGCTCTCACAGCTAAGCTGACTCAGAATCTCCATG includes:
- a CDS encoding MBL fold metallo-hydrolase, which translates into the protein MSQHQFGTPFKTKEEIACFFYGVGHAGEGICLVVQMGKYRIMLDCGLTDISPLLASDEPPADLVLCSHAHSDHVQGLLSLHRAFPKLPIYASDVTTQLLPLNWLSTPVEQMTQFCHALPWRSPVEFQDGLCAELFSAGHLPGAAAILLTYTNNNRTYSLLYTGDFFLSNSRLVEGLHIDPLRGLQPDVLIIEGTYGTSRHPHRRQQENQLMERINRAIEQGSSVILPVPAIGLGQELLMLLRSHHLFTGRNLDIWVEGTVALGCDAYLDILPSFPASVQNFARHQSLFWDERIRPRLRRLTPNKFPEIGEFPAIIISDYPPDLSQYPKLNKDACVVLLPQEMETALTAKLTQNLHVETYLLAEHSDGIGTTQLIHNIRPKHAIFIHGSPTYLADLTGLEELQNRYHLHLPSVGTLVELPIGETFVQPAPPTEANYEGELTELDTLVTINLPNVISGDPRWQKFADTGLVEARWQGEELVLRGLSQRELLNQEQVRVAPDVQCCGNCLHMRGQRCWNPNSVLYGFKVTPDGNCPVFEQFHR